AACATTATATCATAGacaatctatatattttgataactctttttatattttggtcttGTAACTCGTACGAGGAGGTAGTAGGAAAAGAGTGAAACACAATTTCCtgtgaagaaaaaataatttagccTAAAAGATAATTATTCTTAATTAGTTATGTTCTTTTTTGACTCAAAAAATCAGTTTTGCCTTTTTAATCCATTCATATTAAACAACATAAAAGGATATGTACGATTTAACCGTGTTTGTATATAAAAGATGTTTCGTCACTTTTTTAAAGTTGTCTACAATACACACTGATCTATTTAAGTAACAACAATAGAAAAAGTAGACCTCTTTTTTTCTGATAAATCATGGGCTCCATACGATTGTTTCACGTGTATGGGGTGAAGCCCGGGCCTGGCTTCATACTGACAACATTGTGATAAAAGTAGAAAGTCGTCTAAAGGTCTTATATCTTTTGATAATTTGATTCATATAGAAGGCACAAAGTGAAAACTTATTCAAGTGTTAAAATCAGTTTTAGCTGGATATATCCCAAGAATGCAATTTctgagtgtgaagcttggcaTACTGCTAGTAAGCAACCGGCGGAAAACTGGAAGGGAATATCACTAAATAACTACCAGAATTCTACGAGAAGAAACTAAAACCCTCTATTCTTTGATGATAATTTTCTACATTTTGGGAAAATGTTCTCTTTTGTCACTATCGGTTTGACGTTCCTATTTTCTTTCcatatttataatatacattgatttttttttgaaacgcTTTGTTTTGTTGATAAATGATTTGCAATCCACTACATCATCAAAGAAAAATACCACAAGATAAAAATGAGAAACTAATGGTCTTTCTGCATCGGAAACTAGCAAGGATAAACATTAATAATGACACATTAGCAATACTAAACCGGTCTTATTTTGAAATAAGATAAATTAGATGTTTTCGTTCCAGCAGTAGCAGACGGACTTctaatatctttaataaaatcaaaacaaaaaatttcgtAGTGTAGATAAGTCTTTTTCTTCAATTGGCTTTATCAATTTTGTTCCAAGTTAGCTTTTGTTAAGCTACCATTGAACAAATTTGAAATGCAAAGTACAATAAGCGATCTGAAAAGATGAACGTAGGTGGAGACCAATGCAAGCTTCTCTTTTAAATCCTGAGATTTGAGTCTTTATTCCAAGAACTCATTTTCTTTAGGGGAGGAGACGAGATGCCATACACCAAGCAAGAAATCATACAACCACACAAAATAACAAAGCCTCACACCACCATAGTCACAAGAAATCAACACCTCTAAAACAGAGGGCGCACTTACTAATGTTGAATCACAAAATTACTTGATACAAAGCATAATCGTTCACCGGAAAGTCACACCAAAACgacaacaaagaaacaaaaaccaaacgCAAAAAATCAACTTAAACTTGAAAAGGCAAGGAGGATGAGACTCTCTCACAGTACCGGTGTGGAAAGCCGGAAAAAACGAAAAAGTAATTTAACGGCCGAGAGAAATATCCCCTAATAGTTACGTTGatcaaaattcaaataaaacaaattattgttTCCAGATAAAATCTTAACGAATTTAACATTGCATGTGCATTCCACGTTTGAGGGGAACCGATCCTTGACTTATACTTAGATGTATATGTTACTTCACCAAATGCAtactataaatatttacaatcaCTTCGAGCATATCGAGTATTGTATATTTGGAGTTAGTCTTGACCAATATAATTGTGttacaaattaatatatgaaatttaataattatatctaaaatctcGATCgtttaacaatatagaaattatgaaatttaattACTTAAGATATACGTATCATTATGGCATATCacgaaagaaaaaacaagaaaaaaaacgttTGAAGAAACATGAGATCCTTGTTGGAAAAGGATTTTGTTTTCTCCAATATATATTAGGAATTGGTTTAATGATGCCGACCCTCGGTATTCTTATAAATACATACACTTATAACCCTCGAAGAGAGCATCCCAATTACAAAATCACAAATTGCTCAAAATCAAAAGCACGTacgaagaagagaaaagatgTCGCTGTCTTTTTCACAAACGAAGTTACTGGTAATCCTTGTGGCCTTTGCATGCGTCTTCTCAACAGGCTCAGAGGCATGGAGCTGGAGTTGGAGCTCCGGTTCAGGCTCAGGCTCGGGTTGGGAATCCCACGGCTCAGACGGATCAGCCTCAGGTTCGGGTACAAACCCTGATGGTTCGCACTGGAGTTGGAAGTGGAACACACGGTCAGGCTGGAGATGGAGGTCAGACTCAAACCATACGAAGCCAGGCTCATCGAACCATAACGTTACGAAGCCTGAAGGCTCATCAAATCATAACGTTACGAAGCCAGGCTCATCGAACCATAACGTTACGAAGCCTGAAGGCTCATCAAATCATAACGTTACTAAGCCAGGCTCATCGAACCATAACGTTACGAAGCCTGAAGGCTCATCAAATCATAACGTTACTAAGCCAGGCTCATCGAACCATAACGTTACGAAGCCAGGCTCATCGAACCACAACCATAACGTTACAATGCCAGGCTCATCGCACCATAACCATAATGAAACGAAGCCAGGCTCATCAAAACATAACGATTCGAGGTCAGGCTCAGACGATAACGATTCAAGCAACCCGGTCTTTGCAACACCAAGAGAGGTCGTAGTGGGAGGATCACGTGGATGGAACTACGGGGTGGATCTTGAAGAATGGGCTTCCAAGACTACTTTCCATGTCGGCGATGTTCTTGGTAAGTATATATTGTCTATTTTCTTGTGTCTTtagatgattttataaatagtttttttggcTAAAATTCTTGTTGATTATTTGCAGTTTTCGAGTACAACAATATGACAAACCAAAGACATGACGTGTACTTGCAAACAAATCTGTGGAGTTACAGGACCTGCAACTTCGAAAGTAGAAATAAGATTGCTTCATCGGAGGAGAATGGATCTAAAGAGAGCTTCAAATTTACGCTAGCAATGTCACAGCCTTACTCTTTTGCATGCGGAGAGAATAATGGCTATTATTGCCGTACCTATAACATGAAGTTCAGCGTTCTCCCAGTCGCCTGAGTCCTCTCGTCTATCCGACTCAACCCTTTTGCCtcttttgctttttcttttcttaatgcAATATTATTAgagtttctattttttattagttacGGTTTTCTTATTACATAAAGATTTTGAAGAGTTAATAACTAGATGACTTCCCATTTAAATATTACTTGCTGTAAGTAAGTTTtgtacataattaaaatttataaaaatttcgattAATCACATTTGTTGATAAAAACACTCAACAATATAAGATTAATTTCAGGCCATTTTTAAATGTATGTGATGTTCAACTTTatactttagctttatttattttaaatgactaaCCTTAACCAAATGatgtagttttatttttaaagttaaagcCTAGCTACATCTTCTACAACTTTTTTTGTccatgtttttctttctttttcaaaacAACAATTAAAGTGATTTAAaagttgtaatattttttacagCAAAACAACATAGAAatacaagagaaaaaaaacaaagactaaATCTTACATCTAAACTTCTAAATATATAGTCCAACCTGTTTTTGGTTCCTCacatttcaaaagaaaaaattggGTACAATAAGAGCAAAGTAGCCACTAGTTGTTTGACAAACAAAAATTGACAGAAAGCAGTAAGTAGCCTAACTATTACCGAGTTCGTCGGGAAATTGTATCACTGTAAGCCCACATGTCTAGCAATAATTTGATTTCTATCCAGCAACCTAATTCTAAACTTCGGGTTTTCCACGTTGGGTCAGTACCTAAGATATTTTGAGCCCAATACGAAATTAAAAATAAGGCTTTTAAATCatacataaaaattttgatctataaaaattcaaatttatggTAAAAATTACAATACCCTCAAAACTAATTAAACTTTATCAGTTttgaaagctttttttttttgcatttttcctGTCAAAATCTTCCATCGAACTTTCATAGTTAAAGTTTTTgatcatatttttttcaatcGACAATATAACCAAACATTTTAATCTAAAAGataattattttggttttgaaccT
The window above is part of the Brassica napus cultivar Da-Ae chromosome C8, Da-Ae, whole genome shotgun sequence genome. Proteins encoded here:
- the LOC125591121 gene encoding probable serine/threonine-protein kinase clkA yields the protein MSLSFSQTKLLVILVAFACVFSTGSEAWSWSWSSGSGSGSGWESHGSDGSASGSGTNPDGSHWSWKWNTRSGWRWRSDSNHTKPGSSNHNVTKPEGSSNHNVTKPGSSNHNVTKPEGSSNHNVTKPGSSNHNVTKPEGSSNHNVTKPGSSNHNVTKPGSSNHNHNVTMPGSSHHNHNETKPGSSKHNDSRSGSDDNDSSNPVFATPREVVVGGSRGWNYGVDLEEWASKTTFHVGDVLVFEYNNMTNQRHDVYLQTNLWSYRTCNFESRNKIASSEENGSKESFKFTLAMSQPYSFACGENNGYYCRTYNMKFSVLPVA